From Etheostoma cragini isolate CJK2018 chromosome 14, CSU_Ecrag_1.0, whole genome shotgun sequence, the proteins below share one genomic window:
- the sfpq gene encoding splicing factor, proline- and glutamine-rich isoform X2 — translation MSRFNNNRGGFGMNNFQQRRGDGGPGGPMRGGLMGNPHFRNHPFQNQNQNRRGANNNFNRSPNQGPQTPQKPQSLPIIPPPSPGPALTMKGPMQQQQQQKPAPAQQTPTTPATQPKIQSPPPKPNMTSPPPNIKPETKNQLASPVGNANGQQQKQQQQQPPPQQSPKPGPQQGPKSGPQQGPSSGPYQGQKSSPYQGQKSGPYQGQKSGPYQGQKSGPPAVKPRQESEKMATDNDAAESDASQSKAFRATLSMLLKPGEKTYTQRCRLFIGNLPNDITEEAFKKLFAKYGEPSEVFINKSKGFGFIRLESRALAEIAKAELDDTPMKNRPLRVRFATHSAALSVKNLSPFVSNELLEEAFSQFGMVERAIVIVDDRGRATGKGIVEFASKPAARKALDRCNEGVFLLTTSPRPIVVEPLEQFDDEDGLPEKLAQKNPRYQAEREEPPRFARPGTFEYEYSKRWKSLDDMEKQQRQQVEKNMREAREKLESEMEDAYHEHQANLLRQDLLRRQEELRRMEELHSKEMQKRKEMQIRQEEERRRREEEMIRNREIEEQMRRKRDENYRMGNFMDRDREMRMNPGGALGMGDMPFGGSNQKFSMGGLGFEGQQGMGPASAGLMSNEMRNERFAQGGPRGMGPGNPGFGRVREEFDGPAKKPRF, via the exons ATGTCTCGATTCAACAATAATCGTGGTGGCTTTGGTATGAATAATTTTCAGCAACGCAGAGGAGACGGTGGGCCCGGCGGCCCGATGCGGGGTGGGCTAATGGGAAACCCACATTTCAGGAACCATCCTTTCCAGAATCAGAACCAAAACAGAAGGGGAGCAAATAATAACTTCAACAGATCGCCTAATCAGGGACCACAGACTCCCCAGAAGCCACAGTCGCTGCCCATTATTCCTCCGCCAAGTCCTGGCCCGGCTCTCACCATGAAAGGCCCgatgcagcagcaacagcagcagaaacCAGCACCTGCCCAACAGACACCGACAACCCCTGCGACCCAGCCGAAGATTCAGTCACCACCGCCGAAACCTAACATGACCTCCCCTCCACCTAACATTAAACCTGAAACCAAGAACCAGCTGGCGTCGCCGGTAGGGAATGCTAACGGACaacagcagaagcagcagcagcagcagcctccacCACAACAGAGCCCG AAGCCTGGTCCCCAACAAGGCCCCAAGTCTGGCCCCCAACAAGGCCCGTCTTCTGGTCCCTATCAAGGCCAGAAGTCAAGCCCCTATCAAGGCCAGAAGTCAGGGCCTTATCAAGGCCAGAAGTCAGGGCCTTATCAAGGCCAGAAGTCAGGGCCCCCGGCGGTAAAGCCCAGACAGGAATCAGAGAAAATGGCAACAGACAACGATGCAGCGGAGTCAGATGCGAGCCAGTCAAAG GCGTTTAGGGCAACACTCTCCATGCTGCTGAAGCCGGGTGAGAAGACGTACACACAGCGGTGTCGTCTGTTCATTGGAAACCTGCCCAACGACATTACAGAAGAGGCGTTCAAGAAACTGTTCGCAAAATACGGAGAGCCTAGTGAGGTCTTTATCAACAAAAGCAAAGGCTTTGGTTTCATCCGATTG GAGTCCCGTGCACTTGCAGAGATAGCAAAGGCAGAGTTGGATGACACGCCAATGAAAAACAGACCACTGCGTGTTCGATTTGCCACACACTCCGCAGCTTTGTCTGTGAAAAACCTGTCACCATTTGTTTCCAATGAGCTCCTGGAGGAAGCTTTCTCACAGTTTGGAATGGTTGAGAGAGCCATTGTCATTGTAGATGACCGCGGGCGTGCCACTGGCAAGGGAATTGTAGAGTTTGCTTCCAAACCGGCAGCTAGAAAGGCCCTTGATCGGTGCAACGAGGGTGTCTTCCTGCTTACCAC GTCACCCCGGCCTATTGTCGTTGAGCCTCTGGAGCAGTTTGATGATGAAGATGGTCTTCCAGAAAAATTGGCACAGAAGAACCCCAGATATCAAGC AGAGCGCGAGGAACCTCCTCGTTTCGCTCGTCCCGGCACATTCGAATATGAGTACTCCAAGCGCTGGAAGTCCCTGGATGACATGGAGAAACAGCAGAGGCAGCAGGTGGAGAAGAACATGCGCGAGGCCCGTGAGAAGCTGGAGAGCGAGATGGAGGACGCGTACCATGAGCACCAGGCCAACCTGCTCCGACAAG ATTTGCTGAGGCGACAGGAGGAACTGCGCCGCATGGAGGAATTGCACAGTAAGGAGATGCAAAAGAGGAAGGAGATGCAGATCAG ACAAGAAGAGGAGCGCCGCCGGCGGGAAGAGGAGATGATTCGCAATAGGGAGATAGAAGAACAGATGCGCCGCAAACGTGATGAGAACTACAGGATGGGCAACTTCATGGAT AGGGACAGGGAAATGAGAATGAATCCCGGTGGCGCTTTGGGCATGGGTG atATGCCCTTTGGTGGTTCCAACCAAAAGTTCTCCATGGGTGGACTGGGCTTTGAAGGACAACAGGGAATGGGACCGGCTTCAGCAGGCTTGATGAGCAACGAAATG CGCAACGAGCGCTTTGCCCAGGGTGGTCCTAGGGGAATGGGTCCTGGTAATCCCGGGTTCGGCAGGGTCCGCGAAGAGTTTGACGGTCCGGCTAAAAAACCCCGTTTTTAA
- the sfpq gene encoding splicing factor, proline- and glutamine-rich isoform X1 produces the protein MSRFNNNRGGFGMNNFQQRRGDGGPGGPMRGGLMGNPHFRNHPFQNQNQNRRGANNNFNRSPNQGPQTPQKPQSLPIIPPPSPGPALTMKGPMQQQQQQKPAPAQQTPTTPATQPKIQSPPPKPNMTSPPPNIKPETKNQLASPVGNANGQQQKQQQQQPPPQQSPKPGPQLGPQPGPQLGPKTGPQLGPKSGPMQGPKSGPQQGPKPGPQQGPKSGPQQGPSSGPYQGQKSSPYQGQKSGPYQGQKSGPYQGQKSGPPAVKPRQESEKMATDNDAAESDASQSKAFRATLSMLLKPGEKTYTQRCRLFIGNLPNDITEEAFKKLFAKYGEPSEVFINKSKGFGFIRLESRALAEIAKAELDDTPMKNRPLRVRFATHSAALSVKNLSPFVSNELLEEAFSQFGMVERAIVIVDDRGRATGKGIVEFASKPAARKALDRCNEGVFLLTTSPRPIVVEPLEQFDDEDGLPEKLAQKNPRYQAEREEPPRFARPGTFEYEYSKRWKSLDDMEKQQRQQVEKNMREAREKLESEMEDAYHEHQANLLRQDLLRRQEELRRMEELHSKEMQKRKEMQIRQEEERRRREEEMIRNREIEEQMRRKRDENYRMGNFMDRDREMRMNPGGALGMGDMPFGGSNQKFSMGGLGFEGQQGMGPASAGLMSNEMRNERFAQGGPRGMGPGNPGFGRVREEFDGPAKKPRF, from the exons ATGTCTCGATTCAACAATAATCGTGGTGGCTTTGGTATGAATAATTTTCAGCAACGCAGAGGAGACGGTGGGCCCGGCGGCCCGATGCGGGGTGGGCTAATGGGAAACCCACATTTCAGGAACCATCCTTTCCAGAATCAGAACCAAAACAGAAGGGGAGCAAATAATAACTTCAACAGATCGCCTAATCAGGGACCACAGACTCCCCAGAAGCCACAGTCGCTGCCCATTATTCCTCCGCCAAGTCCTGGCCCGGCTCTCACCATGAAAGGCCCgatgcagcagcaacagcagcagaaacCAGCACCTGCCCAACAGACACCGACAACCCCTGCGACCCAGCCGAAGATTCAGTCACCACCGCCGAAACCTAACATGACCTCCCCTCCACCTAACATTAAACCTGAAACCAAGAACCAGCTGGCGTCGCCGGTAGGGAATGCTAACGGACaacagcagaagcagcagcagcagcagcctccacCACAACAGAGCCCGAAACCTGGTCCTCAACTAGGCCCACAGCCTGGCCCCCAACTAGGCCCGAAAACTGGTCCCCAGCTAGGTCCGAAGTCTGGTCCCATGCAAGGTCCGAAATCTGGCCCCCAACAGGGCCCCAAGCCTGGTCCCCAACAAGGCCCCAAGTCTGGCCCCCAACAAGGCCCGTCTTCTGGTCCCTATCAAGGCCAGAAGTCAAGCCCCTATCAAGGCCAGAAGTCAGGGCCTTATCAAGGCCAGAAGTCAGGGCCTTATCAAGGCCAGAAGTCAGGGCCCCCGGCGGTAAAGCCCAGACAGGAATCAGAGAAAATGGCAACAGACAACGATGCAGCGGAGTCAGATGCGAGCCAGTCAAAG GCGTTTAGGGCAACACTCTCCATGCTGCTGAAGCCGGGTGAGAAGACGTACACACAGCGGTGTCGTCTGTTCATTGGAAACCTGCCCAACGACATTACAGAAGAGGCGTTCAAGAAACTGTTCGCAAAATACGGAGAGCCTAGTGAGGTCTTTATCAACAAAAGCAAAGGCTTTGGTTTCATCCGATTG GAGTCCCGTGCACTTGCAGAGATAGCAAAGGCAGAGTTGGATGACACGCCAATGAAAAACAGACCACTGCGTGTTCGATTTGCCACACACTCCGCAGCTTTGTCTGTGAAAAACCTGTCACCATTTGTTTCCAATGAGCTCCTGGAGGAAGCTTTCTCACAGTTTGGAATGGTTGAGAGAGCCATTGTCATTGTAGATGACCGCGGGCGTGCCACTGGCAAGGGAATTGTAGAGTTTGCTTCCAAACCGGCAGCTAGAAAGGCCCTTGATCGGTGCAACGAGGGTGTCTTCCTGCTTACCAC GTCACCCCGGCCTATTGTCGTTGAGCCTCTGGAGCAGTTTGATGATGAAGATGGTCTTCCAGAAAAATTGGCACAGAAGAACCCCAGATATCAAGC AGAGCGCGAGGAACCTCCTCGTTTCGCTCGTCCCGGCACATTCGAATATGAGTACTCCAAGCGCTGGAAGTCCCTGGATGACATGGAGAAACAGCAGAGGCAGCAGGTGGAGAAGAACATGCGCGAGGCCCGTGAGAAGCTGGAGAGCGAGATGGAGGACGCGTACCATGAGCACCAGGCCAACCTGCTCCGACAAG ATTTGCTGAGGCGACAGGAGGAACTGCGCCGCATGGAGGAATTGCACAGTAAGGAGATGCAAAAGAGGAAGGAGATGCAGATCAG ACAAGAAGAGGAGCGCCGCCGGCGGGAAGAGGAGATGATTCGCAATAGGGAGATAGAAGAACAGATGCGCCGCAAACGTGATGAGAACTACAGGATGGGCAACTTCATGGAT AGGGACAGGGAAATGAGAATGAATCCCGGTGGCGCTTTGGGCATGGGTG atATGCCCTTTGGTGGTTCCAACCAAAAGTTCTCCATGGGTGGACTGGGCTTTGAAGGACAACAGGGAATGGGACCGGCTTCAGCAGGCTTGATGAGCAACGAAATG CGCAACGAGCGCTTTGCCCAGGGTGGTCCTAGGGGAATGGGTCCTGGTAATCCCGGGTTCGGCAGGGTCCGCGAAGAGTTTGACGGTCCGGCTAAAAAACCCCGTTTTTAA